The following proteins are co-located in the Meriones unguiculatus strain TT.TT164.6M chromosome 4, Bangor_MerUng_6.1, whole genome shotgun sequence genome:
- the Helt gene encoding hairy and enhancer of split-related protein HELT codes for MALAKQSSGKLEKAEILEMTVQYLRALHSADFPRGREKELLAEFANYFHYGYHECMKNLVHYLTTVERMETKDSKYARILAFLQSKARLGAEPAFPSLSLPEPDFSYPLPPAGSELAGHGPGEAAVFPQGASPGSFPWSHGAARGPALPYLSSPPVPLPGPAQQHSPFLAQMQGLDRHYLNLIGHTHPNPLNLHAPQHPPVL; via the exons ATGGCCCTGGCCAAACAG AGTTCCGGCAAGCTGGAGAAGGCGGAGATTCTGGAGATGACAGTTCAGTACCTCAGAGCTCTGCACTCGGCGGATTTCCCCcgggggagggagaaag AGCTTTTAGCGGAATTCGCCAACTACTTCCACTATGGTTACCACGAGTGCATGAAGAACCTGGTGCACTACCTCACCACGGTGGAGCGGATGGAGACCAAGGACAGCAAGTACGCGCGCATCCTCGCCTTTCTGCAGTCCAAGGCCCGCCTGGGCGCGGAGCCCGCCTTCCCGTCGCTCTCCCTCCCGGAGCCGGATTTCTCCTATCCGCTGCCTCCGGCGGGCTCGGAGTTGGCAGGCCACGGCCCCGGCGAGGCCGCTGTGTTCCCGCAGGGTGCTAGCCCGGGGTCATTCCCCTGGTCGCACGGCGCGGCCCGCGGCCCGGCCCTGCCTTACTTGTCCAGCCCGCCGGTACCTCTCCCCGGCCCGGCGCAGCAGCACAGCCCGTTCTTGGCTCAGATGCAGGGCCTGGACCGGCATTACCTCAATCTGATCGGCCATACTCATCCCAACCCCCTCAACCTGCACGCGCCCCAACACCCTCCCGTGCTCTGA